A genomic window from Nicotiana sylvestris chromosome 11, ASM39365v2, whole genome shotgun sequence includes:
- the LOC104213068 gene encoding transcription factor bHLH35 isoform X2: MENIGDEYKNYWETNMFLQNEELDSYFDEAISAYYDSSSPDGAQSSLASKNIVSERNRRKKLNERLFALRAVVPNISKMDKASIIKDAIDYIQELHDQERRIQAEISELESGRSKKNTSVEFDQDGSFDAKPKRSRTLEQQYGYDSSGSTTRSSPSSSPVEVLELRVSSMGEKTVVVSLTCSKRTDTMVKVCEIFESLNIKIISANITAFSGRLLKTAFIEADEEEKELLKMRIETAIATLNDPDSPVST, translated from the exons ATGGAGAACATCGGTGATGAGTATAAGAATTATTGGGAAACAAACATGTTCTTACAAAACGAAGAACTCGATAG CTACTTCGATGAGGCAATCTCGGCATACTATGATTCAAGCTCGCCGGACGGGGCACAATCATCGTTGGCATCCAAAAACATTGTGTCAGAAAGGAATAGGAGGAAGAAGCTAAATGAGAGGTTATTTGCACTTAGAGCTGTGGTCCCAAACATTAGCAAG ATGGATAAAGCCTCAATAATCAAAGATGCAATTGATTACATTCAAGAATTGCATGATCAAGAAAGGAGAATTCAAGCAGAGATATCAGAGCTTGAATCTGGAAGGTCAAAGAAGAATACGAGTGTTGAATTTGATCAAGATGGGAGCTTTGATGCAAAGCCTAAAAGATCAAGAACACTTGAGCAGCAGTATGGTTATGATTCTTCTGGATCAACTACAAGATCATCACCATCCTCTTCTCCTGTTGAAGTTCTTGAG ttGAGGGTATCTTCAATGGGAGAAAAAACAGTGGTGGTGAGCCTCACTTGCAGCAAAAGAACAGACACAATGGTAAAAGTTTGTGAGATCTTTGAATCTTTGAATATCAAAATCATTAGTGCAAATATCACTGCTTTCTCTGGGAGGCTTCTCAAGACAGctttcattgag GCTGATGAGGAAGAGAAGGAACTTTTGAAGATGAGGATTGAAACTGCTATAGCTACTCTAAATGATCCAGATAGCCCTGTGAGCACTTAG
- the LOC104213068 gene encoding transcription factor bHLH35 isoform X1, with protein sequence MENIGDEYKNYWETNMFLQNEELDSSYFDEAISAYYDSSSPDGAQSSLASKNIVSERNRRKKLNERLFALRAVVPNISKMDKASIIKDAIDYIQELHDQERRIQAEISELESGRSKKNTSVEFDQDGSFDAKPKRSRTLEQQYGYDSSGSTTRSSPSSSPVEVLELRVSSMGEKTVVVSLTCSKRTDTMVKVCEIFESLNIKIISANITAFSGRLLKTAFIEADEEEKELLKMRIETAIATLNDPDSPVST encoded by the exons ATGGAGAACATCGGTGATGAGTATAAGAATTATTGGGAAACAAACATGTTCTTACAAAACGAAGAACTCGATAG CAGCTACTTCGATGAGGCAATCTCGGCATACTATGATTCAAGCTCGCCGGACGGGGCACAATCATCGTTGGCATCCAAAAACATTGTGTCAGAAAGGAATAGGAGGAAGAAGCTAAATGAGAGGTTATTTGCACTTAGAGCTGTGGTCCCAAACATTAGCAAG ATGGATAAAGCCTCAATAATCAAAGATGCAATTGATTACATTCAAGAATTGCATGATCAAGAAAGGAGAATTCAAGCAGAGATATCAGAGCTTGAATCTGGAAGGTCAAAGAAGAATACGAGTGTTGAATTTGATCAAGATGGGAGCTTTGATGCAAAGCCTAAAAGATCAAGAACACTTGAGCAGCAGTATGGTTATGATTCTTCTGGATCAACTACAAGATCATCACCATCCTCTTCTCCTGTTGAAGTTCTTGAG ttGAGGGTATCTTCAATGGGAGAAAAAACAGTGGTGGTGAGCCTCACTTGCAGCAAAAGAACAGACACAATGGTAAAAGTTTGTGAGATCTTTGAATCTTTGAATATCAAAATCATTAGTGCAAATATCACTGCTTTCTCTGGGAGGCTTCTCAAGACAGctttcattgag GCTGATGAGGAAGAGAAGGAACTTTTGAAGATGAGGATTGAAACTGCTATAGCTACTCTAAATGATCCAGATAGCCCTGTGAGCACTTAG
- the LOC104213068 gene encoding transcription factor bHLH35 isoform X4 produces the protein MENIGDEYKNYWETNMFLQNEELDSYFDEAISAYYDSSSPDGAQSSLASKNIVSERNRRKKLNERLFALRAVVPNISKMDKASIIKDAIDYIQELHDQERRIQAEISELESGRSKKNTSVEFDQDGSFDAKPKRSRTLEQQYGYDSSGSTTRSSPSSSPVEVLELRVSSMGEKTVVVSLTCSKRTDTMVKVCEIFESLNIKIISANITAFSGRLLKTAFIEAQN, from the exons ATGGAGAACATCGGTGATGAGTATAAGAATTATTGGGAAACAAACATGTTCTTACAAAACGAAGAACTCGATAG CTACTTCGATGAGGCAATCTCGGCATACTATGATTCAAGCTCGCCGGACGGGGCACAATCATCGTTGGCATCCAAAAACATTGTGTCAGAAAGGAATAGGAGGAAGAAGCTAAATGAGAGGTTATTTGCACTTAGAGCTGTGGTCCCAAACATTAGCAAG ATGGATAAAGCCTCAATAATCAAAGATGCAATTGATTACATTCAAGAATTGCATGATCAAGAAAGGAGAATTCAAGCAGAGATATCAGAGCTTGAATCTGGAAGGTCAAAGAAGAATACGAGTGTTGAATTTGATCAAGATGGGAGCTTTGATGCAAAGCCTAAAAGATCAAGAACACTTGAGCAGCAGTATGGTTATGATTCTTCTGGATCAACTACAAGATCATCACCATCCTCTTCTCCTGTTGAAGTTCTTGAG ttGAGGGTATCTTCAATGGGAGAAAAAACAGTGGTGGTGAGCCTCACTTGCAGCAAAAGAACAGACACAATGGTAAAAGTTTGTGAGATCTTTGAATCTTTGAATATCAAAATCATTAGTGCAAATATCACTGCTTTCTCTGGGAGGCTTCTCAAGACAGctttcattgag GCCCAAAACTAA
- the LOC104213068 gene encoding transcription factor bHLH35 isoform X3 — translation MENIGDEYKNYWETNMFLQNEELDSSYFDEAISAYYDSSSPDGAQSSLASKNIVSERNRRKKLNERLFALRAVVPNISKMDKASIIKDAIDYIQELHDQERRIQAEISELESGRSKKNTSVEFDQDGSFDAKPKRSRTLEQQYGYDSSGSTTRSSPSSSPVEVLELRVSSMGEKTVVVSLTCSKRTDTMVKVCEIFESLNIKIISANITAFSGRLLKTAFIEAQN, via the exons ATGGAGAACATCGGTGATGAGTATAAGAATTATTGGGAAACAAACATGTTCTTACAAAACGAAGAACTCGATAG CAGCTACTTCGATGAGGCAATCTCGGCATACTATGATTCAAGCTCGCCGGACGGGGCACAATCATCGTTGGCATCCAAAAACATTGTGTCAGAAAGGAATAGGAGGAAGAAGCTAAATGAGAGGTTATTTGCACTTAGAGCTGTGGTCCCAAACATTAGCAAG ATGGATAAAGCCTCAATAATCAAAGATGCAATTGATTACATTCAAGAATTGCATGATCAAGAAAGGAGAATTCAAGCAGAGATATCAGAGCTTGAATCTGGAAGGTCAAAGAAGAATACGAGTGTTGAATTTGATCAAGATGGGAGCTTTGATGCAAAGCCTAAAAGATCAAGAACACTTGAGCAGCAGTATGGTTATGATTCTTCTGGATCAACTACAAGATCATCACCATCCTCTTCTCCTGTTGAAGTTCTTGAG ttGAGGGTATCTTCAATGGGAGAAAAAACAGTGGTGGTGAGCCTCACTTGCAGCAAAAGAACAGACACAATGGTAAAAGTTTGTGAGATCTTTGAATCTTTGAATATCAAAATCATTAGTGCAAATATCACTGCTTTCTCTGGGAGGCTTCTCAAGACAGctttcattgag GCCCAAAACTAA